In Myxococcota bacterium, one genomic interval encodes:
- a CDS encoding AMP-binding protein, with protein MSAPMQFPPAPLTVRDQIRVRAEHPESADKVFLLHDARRVTYRGFRDESARAANFLLGRLGPATGDSAPHVAMLLENHIELLTLYGGCAVAGATLFGVNTGLRGETLAGVLNQSRARLLVVEEKLMPEVERIRRELKGIAPENLLSLPEYAAALEREHGPASKALPFPDAKVTPQTNLMVIYTSGTTGLPKGINNNHFKLCATGIGVSQSTGMGQDDVGYACMPLFHSNSMFVCLMPCFWVGGSVGLRERFSGSRFVPDVLEYGSTCWNYVGEPVHYVLAALEREYGGDEARIRREVTEHPRNKLRFAVGNGASPVDIDRFSKWLGLEDMFELYGSTEAAISTMRRKGDPRGSVGEITDASVRILREDGRECVPAQLDADGKIANYDAAVGEICRVSTDTGLFQGYFDNPDANSSKYRGGVYHSGDLGHVLERDGKRFLFFDGRTDDWIRKDGENFSALQVARLLSEHPDVPLAAAYGVPCSVSDELVMAALKLRDGARFDPKGFFDYCERQVTAGGMDRKWFPDFVRVVKDFEYTGTQKVLVRELKRVHFDPRRVSDPLFFRERGDSAYKPFTAQDWERVREVFRAAERLHLLER; from the coding sequence ATGAGCGCTCCCATGCAGTTTCCGCCGGCTCCGCTGACCGTGCGCGACCAGATCCGCGTGCGCGCGGAGCACCCGGAGTCGGCCGACAAGGTCTTCCTCTTGCACGATGCGCGGCGAGTCACCTACCGCGGCTTCCGCGACGAGTCAGCGCGCGCCGCGAACTTCCTGCTGGGGCGGCTGGGCCCGGCCACGGGTGACTCGGCGCCGCACGTCGCCATGCTGCTCGAGAACCACATCGAGCTGCTCACGCTGTACGGCGGCTGCGCCGTCGCGGGCGCGACCCTGTTCGGCGTGAACACGGGCCTGCGCGGCGAGACGCTGGCGGGCGTGCTCAACCAGTCACGCGCGCGCCTGCTGGTGGTGGAAGAGAAGCTCATGCCCGAGGTGGAGCGCATCCGCCGCGAGCTGAAGGGGATCGCGCCCGAGAACCTGCTCAGCCTGCCCGAGTACGCCGCCGCGCTGGAGCGCGAGCACGGCCCCGCGTCGAAGGCCCTGCCCTTCCCCGACGCGAAAGTGACTCCCCAGACCAACCTGATGGTGATCTACACCTCGGGCACGACCGGCCTGCCCAAGGGCATCAACAACAACCACTTCAAGCTGTGCGCGACCGGCATCGGCGTGTCCCAGAGCACGGGCATGGGCCAGGACGACGTCGGCTACGCCTGCATGCCGCTGTTCCACTCGAACTCGATGTTCGTGTGTCTCATGCCCTGCTTCTGGGTCGGCGGCTCGGTCGGCCTCCGCGAGCGCTTCAGCGGCAGCCGCTTCGTGCCCGACGTGCTGGAGTACGGCTCCACCTGCTGGAACTACGTCGGCGAGCCGGTGCACTACGTGCTGGCGGCGCTCGAGCGCGAGTACGGCGGCGACGAGGCGCGCATCCGCCGCGAAGTCACCGAGCACCCGCGCAACAAGCTGCGCTTCGCGGTCGGCAACGGCGCGTCACCGGTCGACATCGACCGCTTCTCGAAGTGGCTCGGCCTCGAGGACATGTTCGAGCTGTACGGCTCGACCGAAGCCGCGATCAGCACCATGCGCCGCAAGGGCGACCCGCGCGGCAGCGTCGGCGAGATCACCGACGCCTCGGTGCGCATCCTGCGCGAAGACGGGCGCGAGTGCGTGCCCGCGCAGCTCGACGCCGACGGCAAGATCGCGAACTACGACGCCGCCGTGGGCGAGATCTGCCGCGTGAGCACCGACACCGGCCTGTTCCAGGGTTACTTCGACAACCCCGACGCGAACTCGTCGAAGTACCGCGGCGGCGTGTATCACTCGGGCGACCTGGGGCACGTGCTCGAGCGCGACGGCAAGCGCTTCCTGTTCTTCGACGGCCGCACCGACGACTGGATCCGAAAGGACGGCGAGAACTTCTCGGCGCTGCAGGTCGCGCGCCTGCTCTCGGAGCACCCCGACGTTCCGCTGGCCGCGGCCTACGGCGTGCCGTGCTCGGTGTCGGACGAGCTGGTGATGGCGGCGCTGAAGCTGCGCGACGGCGCGCGCTTCGACCCGAAGGGCTTCTTCGACTACTGCGAGCGCCAGGTCACCGCCGGCGGCATGGACCGCAAGTGGTTCCCCGACTTCGTGCGCGTGGTGAAGGACTTCGAGTACACCGGCACGCAGAAGGTGCTGGTGCGCGAGCTGAAGCGCGTGCACTTCGACCCGCGGCGCGTGTCGGACCCGCTGTTCTTCCGGGAGCGCGGTGACTCGGCCTACAAGCCTTTCACCGCGCAGGACTGGGAGCGCGTGCGCGAGGTGTTCCGAGCCGCGGAGCGTCTGCACCTGCTCGAGCGCTAG
- a CDS encoding DUF1232 domain-containing protein, translating to MTPELEIDLRARERRIYDRLRAQIASIGPSSRPGLLDLLLFLPDLVVLLFRLAQDPRVPIGAKAVALAGVGYALSPIDLLPEIFFGPIGLLDDVVVVAAAVSRVINHVHPDLVKAHWPGHSDLLDVLRRITSWSESVIGKTMTRLLGFKSA from the coding sequence ATGACCCCCGAGCTCGAGATCGACCTGCGCGCGCGCGAGCGCCGCATCTACGACCGGCTGCGCGCCCAGATCGCGAGCATCGGGCCGAGCTCGCGGCCGGGGCTGCTCGATCTGTTGCTGTTCCTGCCCGACCTGGTCGTGCTGCTGTTCCGGCTGGCGCAGGACCCGCGCGTGCCGATCGGCGCCAAGGCCGTGGCGCTGGCGGGCGTGGGCTACGCGCTCTCGCCGATCGACCTCCTGCCCGAGATCTTCTTCGGGCCGATCGGCTTGCTCGACGACGTGGTGGTCGTGGCGGCGGCGGTCTCGCGCGTGATCAACCACGTGCACCCCGACCTGGTGAAGGCGCACTGGCCGGGTCACTCCGACCTGCTCGACGTGCTGCGACGAATCACTTCGTGGTCGGAGTCGGTCATCGGCAAGACGATGACCCGGCTGCTCGGCTTCAAGTCCGCCTAG
- a CDS encoding CoA transferase produces the protein MLHGLRVLDLTDSLGALCGQIFADLGADVVLVEPPGGSPARRSPPFWKDEPGPERSLAFWSYARGKRSLVLDLERADDHSELVSLARGADFLIESAPPGRMRALGLDPASLARLNPWLIHVSITPFGSDGPKADYATTDLVVAAASGPVFLCGDSDRAPLRCALPQVHAHAASDAAVGALVAHFERKRSGLGQHVDVSAQQSMTFATLFRSLDAPWRQPQGQRSSGLLPLGKLVMRTRYPTRDGWVVLGPGFLPSTGPFLTRLARWLHEEGLCDECYVKEEWSSFALRMLLGQCEPEFYAPFDAGLERLFASRTNQELLREAVARKLLVAPTLAVSELESLDHFRARESFVELEHADGTRVRYPGPFARFGASPLRYLRPPPRVGEHSAEVRAEPRAPRGAGFAQGAPSGQALAGVKVLDLFWVLAGPASTRTLSDFGATVVHVESTRRMDTIRTIPPWHGGAPSPDGSGPVQGANAGKLCITLDLAHPESRPVVEALVRWADVVTESFAPGVLARLGLDYASLCRLRPDVILISSALMGQSGELREFAGFGNLAAAVCGFQHLVGWPDRAPVGPAGAYTDFVAARYNAIAILAALEHRERTGQGQWIDQSQAEAAFHFLAPALLDASLNGRTPVPMGNDDAELYPHGVFPAAGADRWLALAVRDARDWSALCAALGRADWGADPGLAEVTARRARRSEIDAALAAWSAERDAHAAERELQARGVPAHAVLDMAELYADAQLRHRGHYLAIPHPTLGSVTVEAPRFRLSRTPARVPERALSYGCDNGRVLGEILGFDREQIAALAASGALG, from the coding sequence GTGCTGCACGGGCTTCGCGTCCTCGATCTCACCGACTCGCTCGGCGCGCTGTGCGGGCAGATCTTCGCCGACCTGGGCGCCGACGTGGTGCTGGTCGAGCCGCCCGGCGGCTCGCCGGCGCGCCGCAGCCCGCCGTTCTGGAAGGACGAGCCGGGCCCGGAGCGCTCGCTCGCGTTCTGGTCGTACGCGCGCGGCAAGCGCAGCCTCGTCCTGGACCTCGAGCGCGCCGACGACCACAGCGAGCTCGTGTCTCTGGCGCGCGGCGCGGACTTCCTGATCGAGTCGGCGCCGCCCGGCCGCATGCGGGCGCTGGGGCTCGACCCCGCCTCGCTCGCGCGGCTGAATCCGTGGCTCATCCACGTGTCGATCACTCCGTTCGGCAGCGACGGTCCCAAGGCGGACTACGCCACGACCGATCTGGTGGTCGCGGCTGCCAGCGGCCCCGTCTTCCTGTGTGGTGACTCGGACCGTGCCCCGCTGCGCTGCGCGCTGCCGCAGGTGCACGCGCACGCCGCGAGCGACGCCGCGGTCGGCGCGCTGGTCGCTCACTTCGAGCGCAAGCGCTCCGGGCTGGGGCAACACGTGGACGTGTCGGCCCAGCAGTCGATGACCTTCGCGACCCTGTTCCGCAGCCTCGACGCGCCCTGGCGCCAGCCGCAGGGTCAGCGCAGCTCGGGCCTCCTGCCGCTGGGCAAGCTCGTCATGCGCACGCGCTACCCGACGCGCGACGGCTGGGTCGTGCTGGGCCCGGGCTTCCTGCCCTCCACCGGGCCGTTTCTGACTCGCCTGGCGCGCTGGCTGCACGAGGAGGGGCTGTGCGACGAGTGCTACGTGAAGGAGGAGTGGTCGAGCTTCGCGCTGCGCATGCTGCTCGGGCAGTGCGAGCCGGAGTTCTACGCGCCCTTCGACGCGGGCCTCGAGCGGCTGTTCGCCTCGCGCACGAACCAGGAGCTCCTGCGCGAGGCGGTGGCGCGCAAGCTGCTCGTCGCGCCGACGCTCGCGGTCAGCGAGCTCGAGTCACTCGATCACTTCCGTGCGCGCGAGAGCTTCGTCGAGCTCGAGCACGCCGACGGCACGCGCGTGCGCTATCCGGGCCCGTTCGCGCGCTTCGGCGCGTCGCCGCTGCGCTATCTCCGGCCGCCGCCGCGCGTGGGCGAGCACTCGGCCGAAGTGCGCGCCGAGCCGCGCGCGCCGCGCGGCGCGGGCTTCGCGCAGGGCGCGCCCAGCGGCCAGGCGCTCGCGGGCGTGAAGGTGCTGGACCTGTTCTGGGTGCTCGCCGGGCCCGCGTCCACGCGCACGCTCTCGGACTTCGGCGCGACCGTCGTGCACGTGGAGTCGACGCGCCGCATGGACACGATCCGCACCATCCCGCCGTGGCACGGCGGCGCGCCTTCCCCCGACGGCTCGGGGCCGGTGCAGGGCGCGAACGCGGGCAAGCTGTGCATCACGCTCGACCTCGCGCACCCGGAGTCACGGCCCGTGGTCGAGGCGCTGGTGCGCTGGGCCGACGTGGTGACCGAGTCGTTCGCGCCCGGCGTGCTCGCCCGCCTGGGCCTGGACTACGCATCTCTGTGTCGCCTGCGGCCCGACGTGATCCTGATCTCGAGCGCGCTCATGGGCCAGAGCGGCGAGCTGCGCGAGTTCGCGGGCTTCGGGAACCTGGCGGCGGCGGTGTGCGGCTTCCAGCACCTGGTGGGCTGGCCCGATCGCGCGCCCGTGGGTCCCGCCGGCGCGTACACCGACTTCGTGGCGGCGCGCTACAACGCGATCGCGATCCTGGCTGCGCTCGAGCACCGCGAGCGCACCGGCCAGGGTCAGTGGATCGACCAGTCACAGGCCGAGGCCGCGTTCCATTTCCTGGCGCCCGCGCTGCTCGACGCCTCGCTGAACGGGCGCACGCCGGTGCCCATGGGCAACGACGACGCCGAGCTGTACCCGCACGGCGTGTTCCCCGCGGCCGGCGCGGACCGCTGGCTGGCGCTGGCGGTGCGCGACGCGCGCGACTGGTCGGCGCTGTGCGCGGCGCTCGGCCGCGCCGACTGGGGCGCGGATCCGGGGCTCGCGGAGGTGACTGCCCGCCGTGCGCGGCGCAGCGAGATCGACGCCGCGCTCGCAGCCTGGTCCGCCGAGCGCGACGCGCACGCCGCCGAGCGCGAGCTCCAGGCACGGGGCGTGCCCGCGCACGCGGTGCTCGACATGGCCGAGCTCTATGCCGACGCGCAGCTCCGCCACCGGGGTCACTACCTGGCCATCCCGCACCCGACCTTGGGCAGCGTCACGGTCGAGGCGCCGCGCTTCCGCCTGTCGCGCACGCCGGCGCGCGTGCCCGAGCGCGCGCTCAGCTACGGCTGCGACAACGGGCGCGTGCTGGGCGAGATCCTGGGCTTCGACCGCGAGCAGATCGCCGCGCTCGCGGCGTCGGGGGCGCTGGGCTGA
- the mazG gene encoding nucleoside triphosphate pyrophosphohydrolase, which translates to MTHAHVERLLELMAKLRSPDGGCPWDLEQTFETIAPYTIEEAYEVDDAIRRKDWSDLADELGDLLLQVVFHAQMARESGLFDFDAVVERLCEKLVRRHPHVFADASARDADEVLRAWEEHKRAERMARGADPHGEVPVALPALLRAAKLAKRGKRAGVAPPADALAERLAPELASADAVRWGDLLFALAAAASSGGVDPEAALRDACARFAARKRDGAA; encoded by the coding sequence GTGACACACGCGCACGTCGAGCGACTGCTCGAGCTGATGGCGAAGCTGCGTTCCCCCGACGGCGGTTGCCCGTGGGACCTCGAGCAGACGTTCGAAACGATCGCACCTTACACGATCGAAGAGGCCTACGAGGTCGACGACGCCATCCGTCGCAAGGACTGGTCCGACCTAGCGGACGAGCTGGGCGATCTCTTGCTGCAGGTGGTGTTTCACGCGCAGATGGCGCGCGAGTCAGGGCTGTTCGACTTCGACGCCGTGGTCGAGCGGCTGTGCGAGAAGCTGGTGCGCAGACATCCCCACGTGTTCGCAGACGCCTCGGCCCGGGACGCCGACGAGGTGCTGCGGGCGTGGGAGGAGCACAAGCGCGCCGAGCGGATGGCGCGCGGCGCCGACCCGCACGGCGAGGTGCCCGTCGCGCTGCCGGCGCTGCTGCGCGCAGCGAAGCTCGCCAAGCGCGGGAAGCGCGCGGGCGTGGCGCCGCCGGCCGATGCGCTGGCCGAGCGCCTGGCGCCCGAGCTCGCTTCGGCCGACGCAGTGCGTTGGGGCGACCTGTTGTTCGCGCTGGCCGCGGCCGCTTCCAGCGGCGGGGTCGACCCCGAGGCGGCGCTGCGCGACGCCTGCGCGCGCTTCGCGGCGCGAAAACGGGACGGAGCCGCGTAG